From Sporosarcina sp. Te-1, the proteins below share one genomic window:
- a CDS encoding MFS transporter — MKKAIVLLMSVQFFVYLGFGIIIPVLPEVIVQQQLSEVHVGGLLTVYSLASFFTAPLWGSLSDRTGRKKLIMVGLVGFSLSFFLFALFIDNLTLMYISRVVGGIFSGALYTAVTGFVGDMTTEENRNQYMGFLGMSIGLGFIFGPALGGVLGDISLQTPFLASGILTLLILVYASIILQEPKRQGEANKRALLPKGGLVLWQYRIRNLFLLSFMVTLILAGIESTFQLFQISKIDITPKQVGYLFMASGFVDAAIQGGVVRRVKNGSEAKWILGAQIVTAIGLLMIPFTSSLFWAGFALSVFTAGNALARTVLVSLTSKESGGKYGTAAGMTYSMDNMGRIIAPILFAWLFTRMNGDIYYISAGLAILSIVWIILFRKSTKSLRSIGTSAK; from the coding sequence ATGAAAAAGGCGATCGTTCTTTTAATGTCTGTTCAATTTTTTGTCTATCTGGGATTCGGAATTATCATTCCCGTCCTTCCCGAAGTGATTGTCCAGCAGCAGTTGTCAGAGGTCCATGTCGGCGGGCTGTTGACGGTGTATTCGCTTGCTTCGTTTTTCACAGCCCCACTCTGGGGTTCCTTATCGGATCGGACAGGCCGGAAGAAGTTGATCATGGTCGGGTTGGTCGGATTTAGTTTGAGTTTCTTTCTCTTCGCGCTATTCATTGATAACCTGACCCTAATGTACATATCCCGAGTCGTCGGCGGTATATTCTCCGGCGCCCTTTATACGGCGGTCACCGGCTTTGTCGGCGATATGACGACAGAAGAGAACCGCAACCAGTACATGGGCTTCCTCGGCATGTCAATCGGGCTGGGATTCATTTTCGGGCCGGCACTCGGAGGGGTTCTTGGCGACATCAGTTTACAGACACCATTCCTTGCGTCTGGCATTCTGACGCTGCTTATCCTCGTGTATGCGAGCATTATCTTGCAAGAGCCAAAACGTCAAGGCGAGGCGAATAAACGGGCCCTCCTTCCGAAAGGCGGACTCGTTCTATGGCAATATCGGATTCGCAATCTGTTTCTGCTGTCGTTCATGGTTACGTTAATATTGGCCGGCATTGAATCGACATTCCAATTGTTCCAGATTTCCAAAATCGATATTACCCCAAAGCAAGTGGGTTATTTGTTTATGGCAAGCGGTTTTGTGGATGCAGCCATCCAAGGCGGCGTTGTACGGCGGGTGAAAAATGGCAGCGAGGCCAAGTGGATCCTAGGGGCACAGATTGTGACGGCGATCGGACTGCTCATGATTCCTTTTACATCAAGCCTGTTCTGGGCCGGTTTTGCACTCAGCGTCTTTACCGCAGGAAATGCCTTGGCCCGAACGGTGCTCGTTTCCTTGACCTCCAAGGAATCAGGCGGTAAATATGGAACAGCAGCCGGCATGACCTACTCGATGGATAATATGGGGCGGATCATCGCGCCAATCCTGTTCGCGTGGTTATTCACTCGGATGAACGGCGATATTTATTATATTTCCGCAGGTCTTGCCATCCTCTCCATTGTATGGATCATCCTGTTCCGAAAATCAACCAAGTCATTGCGCTCTATCGGGACATCTGCAAAATAA
- a CDS encoding class I SAM-dependent methyltransferase, with protein MKLLNRLIDQAKNPRGFIGSTMLRIMNQAHSGMNKWAIDKIAMNEGSVMLDIGTGGGRLIHTLSRLNKTGKLYGIDYSAQAVQDSIRANKEDVESGKVTIRQASVSAIPFSENQFDFITAVQTHYFWPDIPNDCKEVFRVLKPDGQFMLVAEVYKMNYHMNSYNTKEEMERLFSSIGFQSLSFYENKTKGWLCMVGCK; from the coding sequence TTGAAACTATTGAACCGTTTGATCGATCAAGCAAAAAATCCAAGAGGATTCATTGGATCGACTATGTTGAGAATCATGAATCAGGCTCATAGCGGGATGAACAAGTGGGCGATAGATAAAATCGCCATGAATGAGGGCTCTGTCATGTTGGATATCGGTACTGGCGGAGGTCGATTGATACATACCCTTTCCCGATTGAACAAGACCGGGAAGCTCTATGGAATTGATTACTCGGCACAAGCCGTACAGGATTCGATTCGAGCTAATAAAGAGGATGTAGAATCCGGGAAAGTAACAATCCGGCAAGCGAGTGTTTCTGCTATTCCGTTTTCGGAAAATCAATTTGATTTCATCACAGCAGTTCAAACGCATTATTTTTGGCCGGACATCCCAAACGATTGTAAAGAGGTGTTCCGGGTTTTAAAGCCCGATGGTCAATTCATGCTAGTAGCCGAAGTGTATAAAATGAACTATCATATGAACTCTTATAACACGAAGGAAGAAATGGAACGATTGTTTTCTTCTATCGGATTTCAAAGCCTTTCGTTCTATGAGAATAAGACGAAGGGATGGCTATGTATGGTAGGGTGCAAATGA
- a CDS encoding MFS transporter codes for MDQAIKLKRATYHMWTFTISKLISSFGAHVYAFAVSFYILQLTGSATNFAMNLICSILPRTLIAPFAGYAADKYSRKMIVILAQIASTLAIGGLLTVSLTSGLSLLAIYVTTVVLSIASAFSGVAFSSSITGLIDENRIQRAMSLNQMSISFAAIGGPAVGGIMYGTVSMSTFLIVYMSASLLAVLLESTMNFKLFSTRKEKTEEEQKETMWQSMKAGISYVRQQQVLLTIIWISLFINFLIGAYQVGLSYILIEGLKMPSTRFGVVEGSFAIGMLLVSLYFSVRKEVKYPLIVSKRGILVFGFLLMLMTLPLLVSMQPNVYFAFYVAVIFTCGASIMIVNTPMQVMFQKIIDDDFKGRVFAILETMAMALMPLGVVIYGFLYDVLPAEWILIVTGALLIGIVLFMARPSVVRKAHPELAEKQKVKANVATEQ; via the coding sequence ATGGATCAAGCAATAAAGCTGAAACGTGCCACCTATCATATGTGGACTTTTACAATTAGTAAATTGATTTCCTCATTCGGCGCACATGTGTATGCCTTTGCCGTCAGTTTTTATATTTTACAATTGACGGGCTCTGCTACGAACTTTGCGATGAATCTTATTTGCAGTATTTTACCGCGTACATTGATAGCGCCGTTTGCTGGTTACGCTGCGGATAAATATTCGAGGAAGATGATTGTTATCCTTGCACAAATTGCTTCTACTCTTGCGATTGGGGGATTGCTGACAGTCAGTTTGACATCGGGTCTGTCATTGCTTGCTATTTATGTGACAACTGTTGTCTTATCAATCGCGTCTGCGTTTTCAGGAGTAGCGTTCAGTTCATCGATTACGGGGTTGATTGATGAAAACAGGATTCAACGGGCAATGTCTTTGAACCAGATGTCGATTTCATTCGCGGCAATCGGGGGGCCGGCAGTCGGAGGAATCATGTACGGAACCGTATCGATGAGTACATTCCTGATCGTTTACATGTCAGCCTCCTTACTAGCTGTCCTTTTGGAATCCACGATGAATTTTAAACTATTCTCCACTCGAAAAGAAAAGACGGAAGAAGAGCAAAAAGAAACGATGTGGCAAAGTATGAAAGCCGGAATTTCTTATGTACGCCAGCAACAGGTTCTTTTGACGATTATTTGGATCTCCTTGTTCATCAATTTCCTTATTGGTGCGTATCAAGTCGGCCTTTCCTATATCTTGATTGAAGGGTTGAAGATGCCTTCTACACGCTTCGGTGTGGTGGAAGGGTCATTTGCCATCGGAATGCTTCTCGTATCGCTTTATTTCTCGGTGAGAAAAGAAGTGAAATATCCATTGATCGTGTCGAAGAGGGGAATCTTAGTATTTGGATTCCTGCTGATGCTCATGACACTTCCTTTACTCGTGTCCATGCAGCCGAATGTGTATTTCGCCTTTTATGTGGCCGTTATTTTCACTTGCGGGGCCTCTATTATGATAGTCAATACGCCAATGCAAGTCATGTTTCAAAAGATTATCGACGATGATTTTAAGGGACGGGTGTTCGCGATACTTGAAACGATGGCTATGGCACTTATGCCGCTTGGTGTCGTCATCTACGGTTTCCTTTATGACGTCCTGCCGGCTGAATGGATATTGATCGTTACCGGTGCGTTATTAATCGGGATTGTTCTATTCATGGCGCGTCCTTCTGTGGTTCGGAAAGCGCATCCAGAACTTGCAGAAAAGCAGAAGGTAAAAGCAAACGTAGCAACAGAACAGTAA
- a CDS encoding FtsW/RodA/SpoVE family cell cycle protein, whose product MVEKVNAVKLTTRPANRFDWTLAFILLLFCIISVTVIASAQTSGQYGANFSLLQVRWYVCGSFIVAMAMYFDPEQYKKIAWLLYGLGVCLLAFLMVAPGGEGQIAEVRMGAKRWLNLPVIGRIQPSEFIKTFFILGMARLVSAHHEKNELQTLRSDFLLLGKISVILLLPLAFIVKQPDLGTSLVFIAITAAIILVAGISWKILLPLFSAGTVLGAGLLWMALYAQEFMEETLGFSRYQFKRVYSWLDPYSYPSDEGYNLITAMTAIGSGEMTGKGFQGRIVYIPENHTDFIFSVIGEEYGFLGASLVITLFFVLIYHLTKMALGLKDLFSIYVCTGITAMIAFHVVENIGMNIQLLPITGIPLPFISYGGSSLFSNMLAIGLIFSIKFHHRTYMFDSDDDS is encoded by the coding sequence ATGGTAGAAAAGGTGAATGCAGTGAAGCTCACAACCAGGCCTGCGAACCGTTTTGACTGGACGCTCGCCTTTATTCTGTTGTTATTTTGTATAATTAGTGTGACCGTGATCGCCTCTGCCCAGACATCCGGGCAATATGGCGCGAATTTTTCTCTATTGCAAGTTCGATGGTATGTTTGCGGTTCCTTTATCGTCGCTATGGCCATGTATTTTGATCCCGAGCAATATAAAAAAATCGCTTGGCTTTTGTATGGACTTGGGGTTTGCCTCCTTGCCTTCCTGATGGTTGCACCCGGTGGAGAAGGACAGATCGCTGAAGTTCGTATGGGCGCGAAAAGATGGCTTAACCTGCCTGTCATCGGGCGGATCCAGCCTTCGGAGTTCATTAAGACCTTTTTCATTCTAGGGATGGCTCGGCTTGTGAGCGCACATCATGAAAAGAATGAATTACAGACACTCCGTTCCGATTTTCTGCTTCTAGGCAAAATTTCCGTTATTCTTCTACTGCCGCTCGCATTTATTGTCAAGCAGCCGGATTTGGGCACCTCACTCGTATTCATCGCCATTACAGCAGCGATCATCCTAGTCGCAGGCATCTCGTGGAAAATTCTTCTTCCTTTATTTTCAGCAGGCACTGTGTTGGGAGCTGGTTTGCTTTGGATGGCTCTATACGCCCAAGAATTCATGGAAGAGACACTCGGTTTCTCGCGCTATCAATTTAAACGTGTTTATTCGTGGCTGGATCCCTACTCCTATCCGTCCGATGAAGGGTATAACCTCATTACGGCGATGACCGCTATCGGCTCGGGAGAGATGACCGGCAAGGGGTTTCAAGGGCGGATCGTCTACATACCTGAAAATCATACTGACTTCATTTTCAGTGTCATCGGGGAGGAGTACGGATTTCTTGGAGCGAGCCTTGTTATAACGCTCTTCTTTGTGCTGATCTATCACTTAACGAAAATGGCACTCGGGTTGAAAGATCTTTTCAGCATTTATGTCTGTACAGGCATTACAGCCATGATCGCCTTCCACGTCGTTGAAAATATCGGAATGAACATCCAATTGCTTCCAATCACAGGCATTCCTTTGCCTTTTATTAGCTATGGAGGCAGTTCTCTATTCAGCAATATGCTCGCGATCGGCCTTATTTTTAGCATCAAATTTCATCACCGAACGTATATGTTCGATTCCGATGATGATTCGTGA
- a CDS encoding FtsW/RodA/SpoVE family cell cycle protein, with amino-acid sequence MKLDNRPSDRFDWTLAFILLLFGVISLIAISSAQTTGQYNINFIPSQIQWYAVGAVIIAMTMYLEPEQYKKAAWIIYGGGVFLLALLYVLPDSMELVARRNNAKSWFHLPGVGSIQPAEFMKTFFIIGLARMITKHHEKYLEKTIKSDFLLLGKILGLLLLPLFFIMKQPDLGTGLVFLAITAALIVVAGITWRIILPIFAVGVSLGTAMLWMALYAQDFLFKLGFQKYQFMRIYTWLDPYSYASDEGRHLITSLNAIGSGEIFGKGYQGREVYVPESHTDFIFSIIGEDWGFIGASVVICLYFFLIYHMTKITLELKDPFSTYICAGIIAMITFHVFENIGMTIQLLPITGIPLPFISYGGSSLMGNMLAIGLVFSMKFHHRTYMFSSNDDE; translated from the coding sequence ATGAAATTAGATAATCGACCATCGGACCGTTTCGACTGGACCTTGGCCTTTATACTTCTATTGTTCGGCGTTATTAGCCTTATCGCCATCTCATCCGCACAGACAACCGGCCAATATAACATCAACTTCATTCCTTCCCAGATTCAATGGTATGCGGTGGGAGCGGTTATCATTGCCATGACGATGTATTTGGAACCGGAGCAGTATAAGAAAGCGGCATGGATTATTTATGGAGGCGGCGTCTTCCTGTTGGCTTTATTATATGTACTGCCAGATAGTATGGAGCTTGTGGCACGGCGAAATAACGCAAAAAGCTGGTTCCATCTCCCTGGCGTCGGCAGCATCCAGCCTGCCGAATTCATGAAAACGTTTTTCATTATCGGCTTGGCGCGGATGATTACAAAACACCATGAAAAATATTTGGAGAAGACGATAAAAAGTGATTTCTTGCTGCTTGGGAAAATTCTAGGTCTGCTGCTCCTTCCGTTATTTTTCATCATGAAGCAGCCTGACCTCGGAACAGGTCTCGTGTTCCTAGCCATCACGGCCGCTCTCATTGTCGTCGCCGGAATTACATGGCGCATCATTCTGCCGATTTTCGCAGTGGGCGTGTCACTCGGAACAGCCATGTTATGGATGGCGCTTTATGCGCAGGATTTCCTGTTCAAACTCGGTTTCCAAAAGTATCAGTTCATGCGGATCTATACGTGGCTCGATCCGTATTCCTACGCATCCGATGAGGGCCGCCACTTGATCACATCGCTGAATGCGATTGGATCGGGCGAGATCTTCGGGAAAGGCTATCAAGGCCGGGAAGTATATGTACCGGAAAGCCATACCGATTTCATCTTTAGTATTATCGGCGAAGACTGGGGCTTCATCGGTGCCAGCGTCGTCATCTGTCTGTACTTCTTCCTCATCTATCATATGACGAAGATCACACTTGAATTAAAAGATCCGTTCAGTACGTATATTTGCGCCGGCATCATCGCCATGATCACCTTCCATGTGTTCGAAAACATTGGGATGACGATCCAGCTGCTGCCGATCACGGGCATTCCACTTCCCTTCATTAGTTACGGTGGAAGCTCGCTGATGGGGAATATGCTGGCGATCGGGCTAGTGTTTAGTATGAAATTCCACCACCGGACGTATATGTTTAGTTCAAATGATGATGAATGA
- a CDS encoding S41 family peptidase, translating to MEKPKTRGFSVRRYEDALYVTKVDSDDRLVPGMRLISAGGMSILELREKHHRLLSENHPEREDWAPILLQYEEGIVEDLEGHQQHITFQLFEKKPFVPEYSLRRLEQGPVLLTMTDFANPDAIAKLVEEHKDLLETADRWIIDVRVNNGGSDASYFPLIPYLMPEEGVELGNSAETMLFNCTEASCDRVVKEYNNELAPVEDEHFRQVLHSIIREWTRNRGQGFVEFDLGGVVEDTFVKGLKNPSKIIVLTDNMCGSAGDSFVEQVKESSKVTVIGRATLGLNDYANLAVQNWDGYTLMYPTSRLSRIDKGEGMTGVGITPHVHIPWTPEHITGDPDMERALAMLEGEAADGSDRNRESSTEVSELLR from the coding sequence GTGGAGAAACCGAAAACCCGGGGATTCAGTGTCAGGCGTTATGAAGATGCGCTTTATGTCACAAAAGTAGATTCAGATGACAGGTTAGTTCCAGGCATGCGTTTGATTTCCGCAGGAGGAATGAGCATTCTCGAATTACGGGAGAAGCATCATCGTCTGCTTTCCGAGAACCATCCTGAGAGGGAGGACTGGGCACCAATTCTATTGCAGTATGAAGAAGGAATTGTGGAGGATCTGGAAGGGCATCAACAGCACATTACCTTTCAATTGTTCGAAAAGAAGCCATTTGTGCCGGAATATTCACTTCGCCGGCTGGAGCAGGGGCCCGTGCTGCTGACGATGACGGACTTCGCCAACCCGGATGCGATCGCTAAATTGGTGGAAGAGCATAAGGATCTATTGGAAACGGCTGATCGATGGATCATTGATGTGCGTGTCAACAATGGGGGGAGTGACGCGAGCTATTTCCCTCTTATTCCGTATTTGATGCCCGAAGAGGGAGTGGAGCTTGGAAATTCTGCTGAAACCATGTTATTTAATTGTACGGAAGCGAGCTGTGACCGAGTTGTTAAGGAATATAATAACGAACTGGCGCCTGTGGAAGATGAACATTTCCGGCAGGTCTTACACAGTATTATACGGGAATGGACACGGAATCGAGGGCAAGGTTTCGTCGAGTTTGATTTGGGTGGCGTAGTAGAAGACACATTCGTCAAAGGCTTGAAAAATCCCTCGAAAATCATTGTTCTAACGGACAATATGTGCGGCAGCGCCGGCGATTCGTTCGTAGAACAGGTCAAAGAATCGAGCAAAGTGACAGTCATCGGACGGGCGACCCTTGGGCTGAATGATTATGCGAACCTTGCTGTGCAGAATTGGGATGGTTACACGCTGATGTACCCGACGTCCCGCCTGTCGCGGATTGATAAAGGCGAGGGGATGACAGGCGTGGGCATCACGCCGCACGTTCATATCCCTTGGACACCGGAACACATTACGGGGGACCCGGACATGGAGCGGGCCCTTGCCATGTTGGAAGGAGAGGCCGCGGATGGATCAGATCGAAATCGTGAATCTAGTACCGAAGTTTCTGAACTTCTACGATAA
- a CDS encoding L-cystine transporter — MHQKKVSFSKRVFTGLGLGIVYGIILHLAYGTDSTILKDSMPWFNIIGTGYVKLLQMIVMPLVFISILGAFTKVTIGKNFGKTAATILGMLVGTTAIAAIIGISASLLFGLDASEIVQGEAEASRGASIEESSATVADRALPDQIIDLLPANPFQDLTGARPTSTIGVVIFAAFLGFAYLALVRRDEENATLVKKGIDAIYSLVMGVVRIVLRLTPYGILAIIARTVATSDFGAIYNLGKFVLASYVALIVMFAIHLLIMTLSGLNPITYVKKVAETLLFAFSSRSSAGTLPLTIKTQTNRLGVPDGIANFAGSFGLSIGQNGCAGIYPAMLAVMIAPTVGQNPLDPMFLLTLVAIVAISSFGVAGVGGGATFAAILVLSALNLPVALAGLLISVEPLIDMGRTALNVSGAMTAGVTTAKVTGELDKEVYNESLENQPIEA, encoded by the coding sequence ATGCATCAAAAAAAGGTTTCGTTTTCGAAACGTGTTTTTACGGGATTAGGTCTTGGGATCGTTTATGGAATCATCTTGCATCTTGCATACGGCACCGACTCGACCATATTGAAGGATTCCATGCCTTGGTTCAATATTATTGGAACCGGCTATGTGAAATTGCTTCAAATGATTGTTATGCCACTTGTTTTCATTTCAATACTTGGTGCCTTTACAAAAGTGACTATTGGAAAGAACTTCGGTAAAACAGCTGCGACTATTTTAGGCATGCTGGTCGGGACTACTGCGATCGCAGCAATTATCGGGATTTCTGCATCTCTTTTATTCGGACTGGATGCTTCAGAAATCGTGCAAGGTGAGGCGGAGGCATCCCGAGGCGCTTCAATTGAAGAAAGTTCCGCTACCGTGGCAGACCGTGCCTTGCCGGATCAAATTATCGATTTGCTGCCGGCCAATCCGTTTCAAGATTTGACGGGGGCGCGCCCGACTTCAACAATCGGCGTTGTCATTTTTGCCGCATTCCTTGGTTTTGCTTACTTGGCGCTTGTTCGGCGAGATGAAGAAAATGCGACACTCGTGAAGAAGGGGATCGATGCGATTTACTCGTTGGTCATGGGTGTGGTTCGGATCGTACTCCGCCTGACACCGTATGGTATCCTGGCAATTATTGCTCGGACGGTAGCAACATCCGATTTTGGAGCTATCTACAATCTAGGTAAATTCGTTCTGGCTTCTTATGTGGCATTGATCGTCATGTTCGCCATCCATCTTCTTATCATGACACTATCCGGCTTGAATCCGATCACATATGTGAAGAAGGTAGCCGAAACATTGCTTTTCGCATTTTCTTCAAGATCGAGTGCTGGTACATTACCACTTACGATTAAAACGCAAACCAATCGGCTTGGTGTTCCGGATGGCATCGCGAACTTTGCGGGTTCATTTGGTCTCTCGATCGGACAGAATGGCTGTGCAGGTATTTATCCGGCCATGCTTGCTGTCATGATTGCGCCGACTGTCGGACAGAATCCATTAGATCCGATGTTCTTGCTTACGTTGGTTGCTATTGTGGCCATCAGCTCGTTCGGTGTAGCGGGCGTCGGGGGTGGTGCGACATTTGCCGCTATTCTCGTATTGTCGGCATTAAACTTGCCAGTGGCACTTGCAGGGCTGTTGATATCCGTTGAACCGCTCATCGATATGGGACGAACAGCGCTCAACGTCAGCGGGGCGATGACGGCAGGCGTGACGACTGCGAAAGTGACGGGTGAATTGGATAAGGAAGTTTACAATGAGTCATTGGAGAATCAACCAATCGAAGCATAA
- a CDS encoding D-alanine--D-alanine ligase, whose amino-acid sequence MKKRLGLLYGGKSAEHEVSLSTARAVTHAIDFGKYDVIPVYITYEGEWRKGEPLKSPAATIEELRLVRETARPDSIHDFLNGSSGTPDVVLPLLHGTNGEDGTVQGLLEVMNIPYAGNGVLASSAGMDKVVMKQLFAHAGLKQVGYVHFLRNEWQEQKEKLVGKMETELSWPMFVKPANLGSSVGISKAEDRESLVAAVEFALKFDRKIIVEQGVTAREIEVAVLGNDKPACSVLGEIKPVASFYDYEAKYQDGNTELVIPAQVSEAVTDQVKEMAIRAFKVLDCAGLVRADFFVTADDEVLINEVNTMPGFTPTSMFPLLWQHSGLTYAELIDRLIDLAWEWHEEKKKIQYTMD is encoded by the coding sequence ATGAAAAAACGACTAGGTTTATTATATGGCGGGAAATCGGCGGAGCATGAAGTATCACTGTCAACAGCACGTGCGGTCACCCATGCGATCGATTTCGGAAAATACGATGTCATCCCGGTTTATATCACATATGAAGGGGAATGGCGAAAAGGAGAACCGCTAAAGTCACCGGCAGCCACAATTGAGGAATTGCGGCTGGTTAGGGAAACAGCGCGCCCGGACAGCATCCATGACTTTCTGAACGGCAGTTCCGGCACCCCGGATGTTGTCCTGCCGTTATTGCACGGCACAAACGGCGAAGATGGTACCGTGCAAGGGCTGTTGGAAGTGATGAATATCCCATACGCCGGAAATGGAGTGCTCGCTTCTTCGGCAGGCATGGATAAAGTAGTGATGAAGCAGCTATTTGCGCATGCTGGTCTGAAACAAGTCGGTTATGTTCATTTTCTTCGTAATGAATGGCAGGAGCAAAAAGAAAAGCTTGTCGGAAAAATGGAGACCGAATTATCGTGGCCCATGTTTGTCAAACCGGCAAATCTTGGGTCGAGCGTCGGAATCAGCAAAGCGGAAGATCGGGAAAGCCTCGTAGCTGCGGTAGAGTTCGCATTGAAGTTTGACCGCAAGATCATTGTTGAGCAAGGCGTCACCGCCAGGGAGATCGAGGTTGCTGTGCTCGGCAACGACAAGCCTGCGTGTTCAGTACTTGGTGAAATTAAACCGGTCGCTTCCTTTTACGATTACGAAGCCAAGTACCAAGATGGCAATACAGAGCTTGTCATTCCTGCACAAGTTTCAGAAGCGGTCACCGATCAAGTAAAGGAAATGGCAATTCGTGCTTTCAAAGTGCTCGATTGCGCGGGTCTTGTGCGTGCAGACTTTTTTGTGACGGCGGACGATGAAGTGCTGATCAATGAAGTGAATACGATGCCCGGCTTCACGCCGACAAGCATGTTTCCGCTCCTTTGGCAGCACTCGGGACTGACGTATGCGGAGCTCATCGACCGGCTGATCGACTTGGCATGGGAATGGCATGAGGAAAAGAAGAAAATACAGTACACGATGGATTGA
- a CDS encoding Lmo0850 family protein: protein MAKDKVDLKKIISNLAKLGVSATVTKSRLDMLKALAPPIQDPHIQSQ, encoded by the coding sequence ATGGCTAAAGATAAAGTTGACTTGAAAAAGATCATCTCCAATTTGGCGAAACTCGGTGTGTCGGCTACCGTGACGAAGTCCCGTCTGGATATGCTTAAAGCACTCGCGCCACCCATACAAGACCCGCATATACAGTCACAATAA
- a CDS encoding helix-turn-helix domain-containing protein translates to MNQKVEVCLIDTLGERIRTLRKQRKMTLEALAGDQLTKGMLSLIENNKANPSMESLTYIARRLEIDPSELLEDNNRDELKSILDKVDPLYHVPFDEVTDENEQIIQLIEPILPKLGRNYESARLLEMYGRTLHFLKFDSWVTYVDRAADIYDELNIMYRRARIGIFRALAKFVIPDYPAALATMLEERQYIESTHAYIEPMTRIDLDYHEAILQFAVGDSKAATEVVERAIGYSKEQRVFYNVDYLYRLAAVQALMMYDEERVDFYCKKLIHYAEFTDEKEPLIFTKFLEFHQLTSYRHDYAKALSLIKTYEKDFKDQLQYNPHLYLETGKALYGVGRIEEAIQSLLKVEIPEFTKHPVDLSIFYEGEAYLAKCYAAMGENEEARKWALLAKDHISLFPDSPYKTFIQQTYEELT, encoded by the coding sequence ATGAATCAGAAAGTGGAGGTGTGCCTGATCGATACACTCGGAGAACGAATTCGCACATTGCGCAAGCAGCGAAAGATGACATTAGAAGCATTGGCTGGTGATCAGCTGACGAAGGGCATGCTCAGCTTGATTGAAAACAATAAGGCGAATCCTTCGATGGAGAGCCTGACTTATATTGCAAGACGGTTGGAAATAGATCCCTCGGAATTACTGGAAGATAACAACAGAGACGAACTAAAGAGCATTCTTGATAAAGTTGATCCACTGTATCATGTCCCTTTTGATGAAGTGACAGATGAGAACGAGCAAATTATCCAATTAATTGAGCCGATTCTTCCGAAGTTGGGAAGAAATTATGAATCCGCCCGGCTACTGGAAATGTATGGCCGTACCTTGCATTTCTTAAAGTTCGATAGCTGGGTGACCTACGTCGACCGAGCCGCTGACATATACGATGAATTGAACATCATGTACCGCCGGGCGAGGATCGGTATTTTTCGGGCTTTGGCCAAATTTGTTATCCCCGATTACCCTGCTGCTTTGGCTACGATGCTAGAAGAGCGCCAATACATTGAATCAACACATGCGTACATCGAGCCAATGACCCGGATTGATTTAGATTACCATGAGGCCATCTTGCAATTTGCAGTAGGTGATTCAAAAGCCGCTACTGAAGTAGTGGAACGGGCCATCGGGTATTCCAAAGAGCAACGGGTCTTTTATAATGTAGATTACTTATATCGTCTTGCTGCTGTCCAAGCACTTATGATGTACGATGAAGAGAGAGTGGACTTTTATTGCAAAAAATTAATTCATTATGCAGAGTTTACCGACGAAAAAGAACCATTAATTTTCACGAAGTTTCTGGAGTTTCATCAGTTAACATCTTATCGCCACGATTATGCGAAAGCACTCTCTCTCATTAAAACCTATGAGAAAGATTTCAAGGACCAATTGCAATACAATCCCCATCTCTACTTGGAAACCGGCAAAGCTTTATATGGTGTCGGGCGGATAGAGGAGGCCATCCAATCTTTATTGAAAGTTGAAATCCCTGAATTCACCAAGCACCCGGTTGACTTGTCAATTTTTTATGAAGGCGAGGCATACTTAGCGAAGTGCTATGCAGCGATGGGAGAGAATGAAGAAGCCAGGAAATGGGCGCTACTGGCCAAGGATCATATTTCTCTGTTTCCCGATTCCCCTTATAAGACTTTCATTCAACAAACATATGAGGAACTGACCTAA